The Gemmatimonadota bacterium genome includes the window GTTTCGATGTATCCCGGCCGGCACGCCGGGCACCCCGTGCTGTTCACCTGGAAGGACAGGTTCTTGATGCCCACCGCTTCGTAGATCTGCCAGGCGACCTGCATGACCTCGAGATCGATGGCCGGGTCCTGGCTGCCCAGCACTTCCACGTCGATCTGGTAGAACTGGCGGTACCGGCCCGCCTGGGGACGCTCGTACCGGAAGGCCGGGCCGATGGTGTAGAGCCGAAGAGGCTGGGGCCGGCCGTGCAGCTTGCGCTCGGCGTAGGCCCGGCAGATCCCGGCGGTGAACTCGGGGCGCAGGGTCATGCGCTCCTCGTTGCGGTCGAGGAAGGTGTACATCTCTTTCTCGACGATGTCCGTGGATTCGCCGACGCTCCGCTCGAAGAGGCCGGTCTGCTCGAAGACCGGCACGTCGATCTGCTCGTAGCCGAAGAGTTCGCAGACCCGGCGCGTGGTCTCGGTCACGTGACGCCAGTGGGCCTGGTCTTCGGGCAGGATGTCGTAGGTGCCTCTCGGTGCCCTGTAGTTCATATTCGTCCTATACCGGGTGGACTATACCGGGTGGAGGCCCGGAAACTCCAGGCCCGTCCGTTCGTCCCACCCGTGCATGATGTTGAGGGCCTGCACGGCCTGTCCGGCCGCGCCCTTGACCAGGTTGTCCAGCGCGCCCATGACCACGACCCGGTCGCTGTGCTCGTCGCGCTCGAACCCGACGTCGCAGTAATTGGTGCCCGCGAGAAACTTCGGATCGGGATAGCGGAACACGCCCTGCCGTTCCTTGATGATGCGGATGAAGGGCTCCTGGTCGTAGGCTTCCCGGTAGATGCCCCAGATATCCCTGTCGGACAGGTTGCCGTTTGCGAAAGCGTGCGTGGTCATCAGGATGCCGCGCACCAGCTCGATGGCCGTCGCCGAGAAATGCACCGTGGGCGCCGGCCCGCCGAAGGTGAGCTCCTGCACGATCTCCGCCGTGTGGCGATGGCCTGTGGGCTTGAAGGACCGCACGGCCCCGCTGCGGTCCGGGTGGTGGGTGGACCGGTCGGCCCGGTGTCCCGCCGCGGAGGAGCCGATCTTGCCCTCCATGAACAGCCGGGAGGGGTCGACGGCGCCGGCCCGGACGAGGGGCGCCAGCGACAGGATCGCCGTGGCGGCCAGGCACCCGGTGCACGCGACGCATTCGGCGTCCCGGATCTCGTCCCGGTAGAGTTCGGCCAGGCCGTACACGAACCGGCCGAGGACGTCGGGATGGGCATGGGCATGTCCGTACCAGGTCGGATAATCCGCCGGATCGCGCAGGCGGAAGTCGGCGCTCAGGTCGATGACGCGGGCCGACAGGCCGGAGAAGTCGTCCCACCTCTTCATCGCCTCCCCGTGGGGCAGGCACAGGCACAGGACGTCGCAGGGATCGAGGTCGGCCAGGGCGCTGAACTTGAGGTCCGTGACCCGCCGAAGGTTCGGATGGGACCGGCCGACGGGC containing:
- a CDS encoding N-acetyl-gamma-glutamyl-phosphate reductase → MMIKVSIAGASGYGGGELLRLLLFHPEIEIGQVTSESLAGKPVGRSHPNLRRVTDLKFSALADLDPCDVLCLCLPHGEAMKRWDDFSGLSARVIDLSADFRLRDPADYPTWYGHAHAHPDVLGRFVYGLAELYRDEIRDAECVACTGCLAATAILSLAPLVRAGAVDPSRLFMEGKIGSSAAGHRADRSTHHPDRSGAVRSFKPTGHRHTAEIVQELTFGGPAPTVHFSATAIELVRGILMTTHAFANGNLSDRDIWGIYREAYDQEPFIRIIKERQGVFRYPDPKFLAGTNYCDVGFERDEHSDRVVVMGALDNLVKGAAGQAVQALNIMHGWDERTGLEFPGLHPV